The proteins below come from a single Buchnera aphidicola (Thelaxes californica) genomic window:
- the lysA gene encoding diaminopimelate decarboxylase translates to MFNSFNYTFSYQDIYNFIKKNNTPFWVYDHNIIINKIQMLQKFDVIRFAQKACSNINILKIMKKNNVKIDAVSNGEIKRALFSGFHPDNGDIVFTSDILDNETLLTVTKFNIPVNIGSIDMIHKLGKVSPTHQIWLRINPGFGDGHNKKTNTGGDNSKHGILQPLLALNAIKKYNFQLIGIHMHIGSGVNYTHLKKVCKAMYQNVLKIKKNISHISAGGGLSIPYRKKDQQIDIEHYFQEWSNTKKKIEKYLKYPVTLEIEPGRFLVAESGILICTVYVIKKTNTHTFVLTDAGFNDLMRPVIYGSYHEISIIPHDHRIINTHNLIETVIGGPLCESGDIFTQNSKGDIITRKLPEIKIGDYLIFHQVGAYGSSMSSNYNSRPLISEFLFQNKKFMIIRRKQKIEDLIQLEIN, encoded by the coding sequence ATGTTTAATTCTTTCAATTATACTTTTTCTTATCAAGATATTTATAATTTTATAAAAAAAAATAATACACCTTTTTGGGTATATGATCATAATATTATTATAAATAAAATTCAAATGTTACAAAAATTTGATGTGATTAGATTTGCTCAAAAAGCATGTTCAAATATCAATATATTAAAAATAATGAAAAAAAATAATGTGAAAATAGATGCTGTATCTAATGGAGAAATAAAAAGAGCATTATTTTCAGGATTTCATCCTGATAATGGAGATATAGTATTTACTTCTGATATACTTGATAATGAAACTTTATTAACAGTAACTAAATTTAATATTCCAGTAAATATTGGCTCTATAGATATGATTCATAAATTAGGAAAAGTATCTCCAACACATCAAATATGGTTAAGAATTAATCCAGGATTTGGAGATGGTCATAATAAAAAAACTAATACAGGAGGTGATAATAGTAAACATGGAATATTACAACCTTTGTTAGCCTTAAATGCTATAAAAAAATATAACTTCCAATTAATCGGAATACATATGCATATAGGATCTGGAGTTAACTATACACATTTAAAAAAAGTATGTAAAGCAATGTATCAAAATGTTTTAAAAATCAAAAAAAATATTTCTCATATCTCTGCAGGAGGAGGATTATCTATTCCTTATCGAAAAAAAGACCAACAAATCGATATTGAACATTATTTTCAAGAATGGAGTAATACTAAAAAAAAAATTGAAAAATATTTAAAATATCCTGTTACTTTAGAAATAGAACCTGGAAGATTTTTAGTAGCTGAATCAGGAATATTAATATGTACAGTATATGTAATCAAAAAAACAAATACACATACTTTTGTATTAACTGACGCAGGTTTTAATGATCTTATGCGACCAGTAATATATGGTAGTTATCATGAAATTTCAATTATTCCACATGATCATAGAATAATTAATACACATAATTTAATTGAAACAGTAATAGGAGGACCTTTATGTGAATCCGGAGATATTTTTACTCAAAATAGTAAAGGAGATATTATTACAAGAAAATTACCTGAAATTAAAATAGGAGATTACTTAATATTTCATCAAGTAGGAGCATATGGATCTTCTATGTCATCTAACTATAACAGTAGACCATTAATATCTGAATTTTTATTTCAAAATAAAAAATTTATGATAATAAGAAGAAAACAAAAAATAGAAGATTTAATCCAATTAGAAATAAATTGA
- a CDS encoding DNA polymerase: MFENKKITKITYNVKLQYKILQQYNIKLSDNTHDILLENYVLKGLIKINHCIEQIHQELMLYEHFLLKTNKKHLGNFKINIKDTSHCIFQTHQENKKYFKKEIKLHSILYDIEKPITKILYIMENNGVLLNKEKLKIQSHNIQNKLKILKNNAYKLANEKFNILSNEQTRIILFNKLKYKTITKTPTGKNSINEAVLQRLSEKYILPKIILEYRKLYKLKSNYLDKLITMINKKTGRIHTSYHQHSTTTGRLTSFYPNLQNIPKKTLEAEKIREAFIAPHDHVIVTVDYSQIELRILAHFSKDQNLIKSFRKNIDVHNATASNIFNIEIHQVTIQQRQIAKTINFSLIYGITPFGLSKKLNITIYQAKQYIHMYFEKYHGILNFIQKTLDYTSKKGYVKTLFGRKIYIPNINSKNSNIRKAAERACINAPMQGTTADIIKKAMIKIHKYLYLNKFEQGKMIIQVHDELIFEIKTQHIKTTTNNIRTIMENITTLDIPLLVHIGIGKNWNEANNTQIV; the protein is encoded by the coding sequence GTGTTTGAAAATAAAAAAATAACAAAAATTACTTATAATGTAAAATTACAATATAAAATTTTACAACAATATAATATTAAATTATCAGATAATACTCATGATATTTTATTAGAAAACTATGTATTAAAAGGATTAATCAAAATTAATCATTGTATTGAACAAATTCATCAAGAATTAATGTTATATGAACATTTTTTATTAAAAACAAATAAAAAACATCTTGGTAATTTTAAAATAAATATTAAAGATACTTCTCATTGTATTTTTCAAACACATCAAGAAAATAAGAAATATTTTAAAAAAGAAATAAAATTACATTCAATTTTATATGATATTGAAAAACCAATAACGAAAATATTATATATAATGGAAAATAATGGAGTACTGTTAAATAAAGAAAAATTAAAAATACAATCACACAATATACAAAATAAATTAAAAATATTAAAAAACAACGCTTATAAATTAGCTAATGAAAAATTTAATATTTTATCTAATGAACAAACAAGAATTATTTTATTTAATAAACTTAAATATAAAACCATTACCAAAACTCCTACAGGTAAAAATTCTATTAATGAAGCAGTATTACAAAGACTGTCTGAAAAATATATTTTACCAAAAATAATTTTGGAATATCGAAAATTATATAAATTAAAATCTAATTATCTTGATAAATTAATAACAATGATTAATAAAAAAACAGGAAGAATACATACTTCCTACCATCAACATTCTACTACAACCGGTAGATTAACTTCTTTTTACCCTAATCTTCAAAATATTCCAAAAAAAACATTAGAAGCAGAAAAAATTAGAGAAGCTTTTATAGCTCCTCATGATCATGTTATTGTAACTGTAGATTATTCTCAAATTGAATTACGTATATTAGCACATTTTTCAAAAGATCAAAATTTAATTAAATCTTTTCGAAAAAATATTGATGTACATAATGCAACAGCATCAAATATTTTTAATATTGAAATACATCAAGTTACTATACAACAACGTCAAATTGCAAAAACAATAAACTTTTCTTTAATTTATGGCATTACTCCTTTTGGTTTATCAAAAAAATTAAATATAACAATTTATCAAGCAAAACAATATATTCATATGTATTTTGAAAAATATCATGGAATTTTAAATTTTATTCAAAAAACCCTCGATTACACTTCCAAGAAAGGATATGTAAAAACTTTATTTGGAAGAAAAATTTATATACCTAACATTAATTCTAAAAATTCTAACATTAGAAAAGCAGCAGAAAGAGCATGTATAAATGCTCCAATGCAAGGAACAACAGCTGATATAATTAAAAAAGCCATGATTAAAATACATAAATATTTATATTTAAATAAATTTGAACAAGGAAAAATGATTATTCAAGTACATGATGAATTAATATTCGAAATTAAAACACAACATATAAAAACAACAACAAATAACATCCGTACAATTATGGAAAATATAACTACACTTGATATTCCTTTACTAGTACATATAGGAATAGGAAAAAATTGGAATGAAGCTAATAATACTCAAATTGTATAA
- the typA gene encoding translational GTPase TypA, translated as MNLELRNIAIIAHVDHGKTTLVDKLLEQSKNLKHQKHQLNRVMDSNILEKERGITILSKHASLFWKQYKINIIDTPGHADFGGEVERVMSMVDSVLLIVDAIDGPMPQTRFVTQKAFNYNIQPIVIINKIDRENARPEWVLDQILDLFISLDANDMQLDFPVVYTSAIQGISGIQINDMKKNMDPLFETIIKYAPAPNVHINGHLKMQVSQLDYDNYLGTIGIGKIQEGKILINQNVKIINTMNQISSGKINKILTYVGLERKETAVAQAGEIVGIAGPDVINISDTICDNENIEALPKLNIDKPTVKMFISVNTSPFCGIEGKFITSRQIYNRLHKEAKHNIALKVEETKNANTFCISGRGELHLSILIENMRREGFEMEVSRPNVIFKKKNELEQEPYENVTLDILSEHQGTLMQLLGNRKGKITDIFPENNGRVRMNYILSSRSLIGFRNDFLTLTSGTGLFFSAFSHYDTMQSNTIGQRKNGVLISNKQGHVVSFALFHLQDRGKLFVIHGEKVYEGQIIGIHNRNNDLTVNCLTGKKLTNMRASGSDEAIILTPPLKMSLEQAIGFINDDELIEVTPKAIRLRKRYLTETQRKKFGRNIKN; from the coding sequence ATGAATTTAGAATTAAGAAATATAGCAATCATTGCTCATGTAGATCATGGAAAAACAACATTAGTAGATAAATTATTAGAACAATCTAAAAATTTAAAACATCAAAAACATCAATTAAATAGAGTAATGGACTCTAACATCTTAGAAAAAGAAAGAGGCATCACAATTTTATCTAAACATGCATCTTTATTTTGGAAACAATATAAAATTAATATTATTGATACTCCTGGACATGCAGATTTTGGAGGAGAAGTCGAAAGAGTAATGTCTATGGTTGATTCAGTATTATTAATTGTGGATGCTATAGATGGTCCTATGCCTCAAACTCGTTTTGTGACACAAAAAGCATTTAACTATAATATACAACCTATTGTTATAATTAATAAAATTGATAGAGAAAATGCACGTCCTGAATGGGTGTTAGATCAAATTTTAGATTTATTTATCAGTTTAGATGCTAATGATATGCAACTAGATTTTCCAGTAGTATATACTTCTGCAATTCAAGGAATTTCAGGAATCCAGATAAATGATATGAAAAAAAATATGGATCCTTTATTTGAAACAATAATAAAGTATGCTCCAGCTCCTAATGTTCACATTAACGGGCATTTAAAAATGCAAGTATCACAACTAGATTATGATAACTATTTAGGAACTATCGGGATAGGTAAAATTCAAGAGGGAAAAATTTTAATTAATCAAAATGTCAAAATTATAAATACTATGAATCAAATTTCTAGTGGTAAAATTAATAAAATTTTAACGTATGTAGGATTAGAACGTAAAGAAACTGCTGTTGCTCAAGCAGGAGAAATAGTAGGAATAGCTGGACCTGATGTAATTAATATTTCTGATACGATTTGTGATAATGAAAATATTGAAGCATTACCAAAACTAAATATTGATAAACCTACAGTAAAAATGTTTATATCAGTTAATACATCACCTTTTTGTGGAATTGAAGGAAAATTTATCACTTCTCGACAAATTTATAATCGATTACACAAAGAAGCTAAACATAATATTGCTTTAAAAGTTGAAGAAACAAAAAATGCAAATACTTTTTGTATATCAGGAAGAGGAGAATTACATTTATCAATATTAATTGAAAATATGAGAAGAGAAGGATTTGAAATGGAAGTTTCGAGACCTAATGTTATTTTCAAAAAAAAAAATGAATTAGAACAAGAACCTTATGAAAATGTTACTTTAGACATATTATCAGAACATCAAGGAACTTTAATGCAACTATTAGGTAATAGAAAAGGAAAAATTACAGATATATTTCCTGAAAACAATGGAAGAGTACGTATGAATTATATTCTTTCAAGTCGTTCACTAATAGGTTTCAGAAATGATTTTTTAACTCTTACTTCAGGAACAGGATTATTTTTCTCAGCTTTTAGTCACTATGATACTATGCAATCTAATACAATTGGTCAAAGAAAAAATGGAGTATTAATTTCTAATAAACAAGGACATGTAGTATCATTTGCTTTATTTCATTTGCAAGACAGAGGAAAATTATTTGTAATTCATGGAGAAAAAGTATATGAAGGACAAATTATAGGTATACACAATAGAAATAACGATTTAACAGTTAATTGTTTAACTGGAAAAAAATTAACAAATATGAGAGCATCAGGATCAGACGAAGCAATTATTTTAACACCTCCTTTAAAAATGAGTTTAGAGCAAGCAATAGGATTTATTAATGATGATGAATTAATTGAAGTAACTCCTAAAGCTATTAGATTAAGAAAACGTTATTTAACAGAAACACAAAGAAAAAAATTTGGAAGAAACATAAAAAATTAA
- the miaB gene encoding tRNA (N6-isopentenyl adenosine(37)-C2)-methylthiotransferase MiaB, whose amino-acid sequence MKKFFIKTWGCQMNEYDTSIISNLLNKENNFLLVYSEKEADILILNTCSIRKKAQEKVFDQLGRWKKLKCENPKIVIAVGGCVATQEGKKMYQRANYIDIIFGPLTLHKLPFMLQQIKKKKIIIDTKSKKIDKFDYIIPQDKKKITKIISIMEGCNKFCSFCIVPYTRGREIHRFYKDILKEIIIAAEHGAKEVILLGQNVNSYVYREKENTVTFAKLLFLISEIKKIHRIRFITSHPIDFTEDIIEVYKYNKKLVNFLHLPVQSGSNRILKLMKRKYTIQQYKEIIQKILLVRKDMQFSSDFIVGFPGETQKDFEKTIQLIEEINFDMSYSFLYSPRPGTPAIKLEDNISIQEKKKRLQSLQNIINQQTLKWSQKMLNTTTMVLVEGPSKKDPIKLSGKTENNRIVNFSGFYNMIGKIIPVKITKISHYQLEGTPIFRQFIY is encoded by the coding sequence ATGAAAAAATTTTTTATAAAAACATGGGGTTGTCAAATGAATGAATATGACACCTCTATTATTAGTAATTTACTTAATAAAGAAAATAATTTTTTATTAGTATATTCTGAAAAAGAAGCTGATATTTTAATTTTAAATACTTGTTCTATTCGAAAAAAAGCACAAGAAAAAGTATTTGATCAACTGGGAAGATGGAAAAAATTAAAATGTGAAAATCCAAAAATTGTCATTGCAGTAGGAGGTTGTGTTGCTACACAAGAAGGAAAAAAAATGTATCAAAGAGCTAATTATATTGATATAATTTTTGGTCCTTTAACACTACATAAATTACCTTTTATGTTACAACAAATCAAAAAAAAAAAAATTATTATAGATACCAAATCAAAAAAAATAGATAAATTTGATTATATTATTCCACAAGACAAAAAAAAAATTACTAAAATTATTTCTATTATGGAAGGTTGTAATAAATTTTGTTCTTTTTGTATTGTTCCCTATACTAGAGGACGTGAAATACATCGTTTTTATAAAGATATTTTAAAAGAAATTATAATAGCTGCAGAACATGGAGCAAAAGAAGTTATTTTATTAGGACAAAATGTTAATTCTTATGTATACCGAGAAAAGGAAAATACTGTTACTTTTGCAAAATTATTATTTTTAATTTCTGAAATAAAAAAAATCCATCGTATACGATTTATTACAAGTCATCCTATTGATTTTACAGAAGATATAATAGAAGTATATAAATATAACAAAAAACTAGTAAATTTTTTACATTTACCAGTACAAAGTGGTTCAAATAGAATTTTAAAATTAATGAAAAGAAAATATACTATTCAGCAATATAAAGAAATTATTCAAAAAATTTTATTGGTTCGAAAAGATATGCAATTTAGTTCAGATTTTATAGTAGGTTTTCCGGGAGAAACTCAAAAAGATTTTGAAAAAACCATTCAGTTGATTGAAGAGATTAATTTTGATATGAGTTATAGTTTTTTATATTCCCCTAGACCAGGAACACCCGCTATAAAATTAGAAGATAATATCAGTATTCAAGAAAAAAAAAAACGACTTCAATCGTTACAAAATATTATTAATCAACAAACGCTAAAATGGAGTCAAAAGATGTTAAATACTACAACAATGGTTTTAGTAGAAGGACCTTCAAAAAAAGATCCAATAAAATTATCAGGTAAAACTGAAAATAACAGAATTGTAAATTTTTCAGGTTTTTATAATATGATTGGGAAAATTATCCCTGTTAAAATAACAAAAATTAGTCATTACCAACTAGAAGGAACACCAATTTTCAGACAATTCATATATTAA
- the lysS gene encoding lysine--tRNA ligase — MRDIKKTFFSENKNVQTEYNERKKKLNIMKQKGFIFPNNFQPNFTTKIIQKKYNFLNKQQLENIKIFVKIAGRIINKRIMGKASFFTIKDIRYTIQLYLKEETISLNLYQDYINNWDIGDIIGAEGILFKTNTNELTIRCTTLILLNKSIYPLPDKFHGLINKEIKYRKRYIDLIANDDQFKIFEKRFQIIQFIRKFMIQKNFLEVETPMLHNIPGGANARPFSTYHNVLNKKMYLRISPELYLKRLIIGGFSRIFEINRSFRNEGISNKHNPEFTMMEIYQSYATYKDMMRLIEVLFKNIALKINKTDVVNYQDYSFNFNEKFEKLSIKNAILKFNPEIHVSELDNLKSIKKIASTLDINIEPTWSIEKIQIEIFEKNTEKKIIQPTFITEYPIDVSPLSRKTNNNHKITERFELFIHGMEIANGFSELNDFEDQKIRFKKQLKNKTTKNYETHNFYDHEYVTALKYGLPPTAGLGIGIDRLVMLLTNSKNIRDVILFPALRSFEL, encoded by the coding sequence ATGCGTGATATAAAAAAAACATTTTTTTCTGAAAATAAAAATGTTCAAACAGAATATAACGAAAGAAAAAAAAAATTGAATATTATGAAACAAAAAGGATTTATTTTTCCTAATAATTTTCAACCTAATTTCACTACTAAAATTATACAAAAAAAATATAATTTTTTAAATAAACAACAACTTGAAAATATAAAAATTTTTGTAAAAATTGCTGGAAGAATTATTAATAAAAGAATTATGGGTAAAGCATCTTTTTTTACAATTAAAGATATAAGATATACCATACAATTATATTTAAAAGAAGAAACAATATCATTAAATTTATATCAAGATTATATTAATAACTGGGACATTGGAGATATTATCGGAGCAGAAGGTATTTTATTTAAAACAAATACTAATGAACTTACTATTCGGTGTACTACATTAATTCTTTTAAATAAATCTATATACCCTTTACCTGATAAATTTCACGGATTAATAAATAAAGAAATTAAATATAGAAAAAGATACATCGATTTAATTGCTAACGATGATCAATTTAAAATATTTGAAAAAAGATTTCAAATTATTCAATTTATTCGAAAATTTATGATACAAAAAAATTTTTTAGAAGTTGAAACACCAATGTTACATAACATACCAGGTGGAGCTAATGCACGTCCTTTTTCAACTTACCATAACGTATTAAACAAAAAAATGTATTTAAGAATATCACCAGAATTATATTTAAAAAGATTAATTATTGGAGGTTTTAGTCGTATTTTTGAAATAAATCGAAGTTTTAGAAATGAAGGGATTTCGAATAAACATAACCCAGAATTTACTATGATGGAAATATATCAATCATATGCTACATATAAAGATATGATGAGACTCATAGAAGTATTATTTAAAAATATAGCACTGAAGATTAATAAAACAGATGTTGTTAATTATCAAGATTATTCATTCAATTTTAATGAAAAATTTGAAAAATTATCCATTAAAAATGCTATTTTAAAATTTAATCCTGAAATTCACGTATCAGAATTAGATAACCTTAAATCAATTAAAAAAATTGCATCTACTTTAGATATAAATATAGAACCTACATGGTCTATAGAAAAAATTCAAATAGAAATATTTGAAAAAAACACCGAAAAAAAAATTATACAACCAACTTTCATTACTGAATATCCTATCGATGTATCTCCATTATCTAGAAAAACTAATAACAATCATAAAATCACAGAACGTTTTGAACTATTTATTCACGGAATGGAAATAGCTAATGGATTTTCTGAATTAAATGATTTTGAAGATCAAAAAATAAGATTTAAAAAACAACTAAAAAATAAAACTACTAAAAACTATGAGACACATAATTTTTATGATCACGAATATGTTACTGCTCTTAAATATGGATTACCTCCTACGGCTGGTTTAGGAATAGGAATTGATCGCTTAGTAATGTTATTAACTAATAGTAAAAATATTCGTGATGTCATATTATTTCCAGCATTAAGATCTTTTGAATTATAA
- the gmk gene encoding guanylate kinase — protein sequence MKSGICFIISAPSGAGKSSLIRSFLSTKYGLNSTVSVSYTTRKIRNGEKEGKHYYFISKKKFENMIKKNLFLEYATVFNHYYGTSRVLTETVLKQGKDVFLDIDWQGAQQVRNIFSPVVSIFIFPPSKKELYQRLKKRGQNTTIDIENRMKKSVLEMNHYNEYDYIIINDDFYQAISDLKSIVISYRLSLHYQQWKKYHFIQSLICK from the coding sequence ATAAAATCTGGAATTTGTTTTATAATTTCAGCTCCTAGTGGAGCAGGAAAATCTAGTTTAATTCGATCTTTTTTATCTACAAAATATGGTTTAAATTCAACAGTATCTGTTTCGTATACTACGCGTAAAATTAGAAATGGGGAAAAAGAAGGTAAACATTATTATTTTATTTCTAAAAAAAAATTTGAAAACATGATAAAGAAAAATCTTTTTTTAGAATATGCAACAGTATTTAATCATTATTATGGAACATCACGTGTATTAACTGAAACAGTGTTAAAACAAGGAAAAGATGTTTTTTTAGATATTGATTGGCAAGGTGCTCAACAAGTAAGAAACATTTTTTCTCCAGTAGTTAGCATATTTATATTTCCTCCATCAAAAAAAGAATTATATCAACGATTAAAAAAAAGAGGTCAAAATACAACAATAGATATTGAAAATAGAATGAAAAAGTCAGTTTTGGAAATGAATCATTATAATGAATATGATTATATCATTATTAATGATGATTTTTATCAAGCTATATCAGATTTAAAAAGTATTGTTATTTCTTATCGTTTATCTTTACATTATCAACAATGGAAAAAATATCATTTTATTCAATCTTTAATTTGTAAATAA
- the yihA gene encoding ribosome biogenesis GTP-binding protein YihA/YsxC yields MIFNSYTSTIFSTSITCMNQLKCDNNIEIAFIGYSNVGKSSMINFLTNQHKLARVSKTPGSTRTINFFKIAKKKYLVDLPGYGYSNFSQNLKNTLKKLIIKYLIYRKSLKAVVLLVDIRRSFRKEDYTIINILNKKNLPILITLTKSDKFSKSIRERKMFKIKKECLLIHKKVSVILFSSTLHLGIFDVKNFLSTYYNT; encoded by the coding sequence ATGATATTTAATAGTTATACATCAACTATTTTTTCTACAAGTATTACTTGTATGAATCAACTTAAGTGTGATAATAACATTGAAATTGCTTTTATAGGTTATTCAAATGTTGGAAAATCCAGCATGATCAATTTTTTAACGAATCAACATAAATTAGCACGAGTTAGTAAGACTCCAGGTAGTACACGTACAATTAATTTTTTTAAAATTGCTAAAAAAAAATATTTAGTAGATTTACCAGGATATGGTTACTCAAACTTTTCTCAAAATTTAAAAAATACTTTAAAAAAATTGATAATAAAATATTTAATATATAGGAAATCATTAAAAGCAGTAGTACTGTTAGTAGATATTCGACGTTCTTTTAGAAAAGAAGATTATACAATAATAAACATATTAAATAAAAAAAATCTTCCAATATTAATAACATTAACTAAATCAGATAAGTTTTCTAAATCTATACGAGAAAGAAAAATGTTTAAGATTAAAAAAGAATGTTTATTAATACATAAAAAAGTTTCTGTAATTTTATTTTCATCTACATTACATCTTGGAATATTTGATGTAAAAAATTTTTTATCGACATATTATAATACATAA
- the ybeY gene encoding rRNA maturation RNase YbeY encodes MLNITLQKVYTAYYIPSKKKFLMWLKPAYKNKKQNFITIRIVNACEIKTLNKKYRKINKITNILSFSYNIIMSKKKIFSGDLIICSEKIFNEAKKQKKNLDAHWAYISIHGALHLQGYTHNTNINFEKMKKKENEILNILGYQTPY; translated from the coding sequence ATGTTAAATATTACATTACAAAAAGTTTATACTGCTTATTATATTCCTTCTAAAAAAAAATTTTTAATGTGGCTTAAACCTGCTTATAAAAATAAAAAACAAAATTTTATTACAATACGTATTGTGAATGCTTGTGAAATTAAAACATTAAATAAAAAATATAGAAAAATAAATAAAATAACTAATATATTATCTTTTTCATATAATATTATTATGAGTAAAAAAAAAATATTTTCAGGAGATTTAATAATATGTAGCGAAAAAATTTTTAATGAAGCAAAAAAACAAAAAAAAAACTTAGATGCTCATTGGGCATATATCAGTATTCATGGAGCACTACATTTACAAGGATATACACATAACACAAATATTAACTTTGAAAAAATGAAAAAAAAAGAAAATGAAATATTAAATATATTAGGATACCAAACTCCTTATTAA
- the prfB gene encoding peptide chain release factor 2 (programmed frameshift): protein MIEQKEFKLIQKLYEKFIILKRNLEYDKKKNRLKEIHLLLSNTQNWKNILITTQLYKENKEIETIILKIKDIDKKIKKIKILLRENDKKNIYSIHILITELKQKIQNLTLYTMLSQKNDKLNCYIDIQSGSGGLDAQNWAKMLLRMYLKWLHKKEFKVAIIHESEGDNIGIKSATVHVSGKYAYGWLRTETGIHRLVRPSPFNNNKKRHTSFCSIFVYPEIKKSHEIKIQSNDLRIDFYRSSGAGGQHVNTTESAVRVTHIPTGIVTQSQSDRSQHKNKNQALKQLVSKLHELQIQKKKTEQKKKEQLKHKIRWGNQIRSYILDDARIKDLRTGIEKTNIQEILNGDLDHFIEASLKMGL, encoded by the exons ATGATAGAGCAAAAAGAATTTAAACTAATACAAAAATTATATGAAAAATTTATCATTTTAAAGAGGAATCTT GAATATGACAAAAAAAAAAATAGATTAAAAGAAATTCATTTACTACTGTCAAACACTCAAAATTGGAAAAATATTCTAATTACTACTCAATTATATAAAGAAAACAAAGAGATTGAAACAATTATTTTAAAAATAAAAGATATTGATAAAAAAATAAAAAAAATAAAAATATTGCTTAGAGAGAATGATAAAAAAAATATATATTCAATTCATATTTTAATAACAGAACTGAAACAAAAAATTCAAAATCTTACTTTATATACAATGTTATCTCAAAAAAACGATAAACTTAATTGTTATATAGATATACAATCTGGGTCTGGAGGATTAGATGCACAAAATTGGGCAAAAATGTTATTACGTATGTATTTAAAATGGTTACATAAAAAAGAGTTTAAAGTTGCGATTATACATGAATCAGAAGGAGATAATATAGGAATTAAATCTGCTACAGTACATGTTTCCGGTAAATATGCATATGGTTGGTTGCGTACTGAAACGGGAATACATAGATTAGTACGACCAAGTCCTTTTAATAATAATAAAAAAAGACATACATCTTTTTGTTCAATTTTTGTATATCCTGAAATAAAAAAATCTCATGAAATTAAAATTCAATCTAATGATTTAAGAATAGATTTTTACCGATCTTCTGGAGCAGGAGGACAACATGTAAATACCACTGAATCAGCAGTGAGAGTAACTCATATTCCAACAGGAATAGTCACACAATCACAAAGTGATCGATCTCAACATAAAAATAAAAATCAAGCATTAAAACAATTAGTTTCTAAATTACATGAATTACAAATCCAAAAAAAAAAAACTGAACAAAAAAAAAAAGAACAATTAAAACATAAAATAAGATGGGGTAATCAAATACGTTCGTATATTTTAGATGATGCTCGAATTAAAGATTTAAGAACTGGAATAGAAAAAACAAACATTCAAGAAATATTAAATGGTGATTTAGATCATTTTATTGAAGCTAGCTTAAAAATGGGATTATGA